From Selenomonadales bacterium, a single genomic window includes:
- the ndk gene encoding nucleoside-diphosphate kinase: MERTFCLIKPDGVHRGLIGEVITRLENKGLQLIGVKMLVVNPQLAALHYAEHEGKVFYPKLLEYITAGPVVAMCVRGHRAVSVLRSLVGKTDPADAAGGTIRGDYGLCKGRNIVHASDSLAAAEREIALYFASEELVDCEQALLPWIYRED, translated from the coding sequence ATGGAGAGAACCTTCTGCTTAATCAAGCCGGACGGGGTACATAGGGGGCTCATAGGTGAAGTCATCACTCGCTTAGAGAACAAGGGCCTCCAGCTAATTGGCGTAAAGATGTTGGTGGTGAACCCACAGCTGGCCGCTCTTCACTACGCCGAGCACGAGGGAAAGGTCTTCTACCCAAAACTGCTGGAGTACATAACCGCAGGGCCAGTAGTGGCCATGTGCGTGCGAGGACACCGGGCGGTAAGCGTACTACGCAGCCTTGTCGGCAAAACGGATCCCGCAGATGCCGCCGGAGGCACCATCCGGGGCGATTACGGCTTGTGCAAAGGGAGGAACATCGTGCACGCTTCTGACAGCCTCGCGGCTGCGGAGCGAGAGATAGCGCTATACTTTGCCTCCGAAGAGCTTGTAGACTGCGAACAGGCTCTACTACCCTGGATTTACCGCGAGGATTAG